From one Luteolibacter sp. SL250 genomic stretch:
- the alr gene encoding alanine racemase, whose protein sequence is MSAPSPPRVWAEIDGCAVRRNLEVGRSMAGRADIMAVVKADAYGHGLEAVAEMLRHSGVSFFGVANVGEARRLRAAGVQTRVFLLGATWSGEREEVVANGWIPCISSVDEAIAYDTTARHQGRMLDVHLAVDTGMGRGGFLPEEIPSVFPVLEKLGNLEFGGICSHLACADTDPAFTERQLGRFREAIGMLGGPERFRWRHVMNSAGLLGYDGSPCNLLRMGLMMYGVSPLPAFQEKLSAAMSLKSRVILVHEPPPDGGRPGRTDAPRRRLALVGAGYGDGYPARAGGNGGEVWIKGKRFPISGRIAIDHLTVDVTTGPLITEGDEVELFGEHVPVAEVAGNAGTIPWEILTGIAPWVERVYR, encoded by the coding sequence ATGAGCGCACCATCACCCCCGCGCGTGTGGGCGGAGATCGACGGATGTGCGGTCCGCCGGAATCTGGAGGTGGGACGCTCCATGGCGGGCCGGGCGGACATCATGGCCGTCGTGAAGGCGGACGCCTACGGACACGGACTGGAGGCGGTCGCGGAAATGCTCCGCCACTCCGGCGTCAGCTTCTTCGGCGTGGCGAATGTCGGTGAGGCCCGACGGCTCCGTGCCGCCGGAGTGCAAACCCGCGTCTTCCTGCTGGGGGCGACCTGGAGCGGGGAGCGTGAGGAAGTCGTCGCCAACGGCTGGATCCCGTGCATCTCCTCGGTGGACGAAGCCATCGCGTATGACACCACCGCCAGGCACCAGGGACGGATGCTGGACGTACACCTCGCGGTGGACACGGGCATGGGAAGGGGTGGGTTTCTTCCGGAGGAAATCCCCTCCGTCTTCCCCGTCCTGGAAAAGCTGGGGAACCTGGAGTTCGGGGGGATCTGCTCCCATCTGGCATGTGCGGATACGGACCCTGCGTTCACCGAACGGCAACTCGGGCGCTTCCGCGAAGCCATCGGCATGCTGGGCGGCCCCGAACGGTTCCGGTGGCGGCATGTCATGAACAGCGCCGGACTTCTCGGATATGATGGATCTCCATGCAACCTGCTGCGGATGGGCCTGATGATGTATGGCGTTTCACCGTTGCCCGCGTTCCAGGAAAAGCTTTCGGCGGCGATGAGTCTGAAGTCCCGGGTGATCCTGGTCCATGAACCACCGCCGGATGGCGGGCGCCCTGGAAGAACCGACGCCCCCCGCAGGAGGCTGGCGTTGGTGGGGGCGGGCTATGGGGACGGGTATCCCGCCCGGGCCGGCGGGAACGGAGGCGAAGTCTGGATCAAGGGGAAGCGCTTCCCCATCTCAGGACGGATCGCGATCGACCACCTGACCGTGGATGTCACGACCGGGCCCTTGATCACGGAGGGAGACGAGGTCGAGTTGTTCGGGGAGCATGTCCCCGTCGCCGAAGTCGCCGGGAACGCGGGAACAATCCCCTGGGAGATCCTGACCGGCATCGCCCCGTGGGTGGAGCGGGTATACCGCTGA